The following proteins come from a genomic window of Hymenobacter canadensis:
- a CDS encoding DUF4178 domain-containing protein: MSETTTAPAAPAQLPCPRCQHSVPYFDQLNSAFFVCPECHTYFETHDLTKKPQILGKFQGESTLPVVLPIGTAGTLRGQPYRVLSFQLRREKQASYQWQEYMLRHEQTGAYCQLAVYEGHWLLLEPAGREYRVIGHATRRGAYIDEVEEDYHIYNSYQPRILYAAGEFDWDFRDDQKLTITEYIAPPHMLVRERDPGKGPAKWYKGEHLEPDEVATAFGVPRYSLPYRSGVGAVQPAPAQTTWPTLRTFSLLMLLLVVLTQLALLFIKPEKQLLREEFSTGRASPGGEVSPAASEAMAAGSNTVLVSKPFEVTGPAALQFELESTTLYNQWLEVPVTLVNERTGQSYEFTKNLEFYTGVEQGETWREGDTDQEATLAGIPSGRYHLTLYPVTENGMDLPLRLTAAQHTPLQSNGILALLLLALYPAVQYWRRHSHDATRWQNSDYGPTDNS, translated from the coding sequence ATGAGCGAAACCACTACCGCCCCTGCCGCGCCGGCCCAGCTGCCGTGCCCGCGCTGCCAGCACAGCGTGCCGTATTTCGACCAGCTCAACAGTGCCTTTTTTGTGTGCCCGGAGTGCCACACGTACTTTGAAACGCACGACCTCACCAAAAAACCCCAGATTCTGGGCAAGTTCCAGGGCGAATCCACGCTGCCGGTTGTGCTGCCGATAGGCACCGCGGGCACCTTGCGGGGCCAGCCCTACCGGGTGCTAAGCTTCCAGCTGCGCCGCGAAAAACAGGCTTCCTACCAGTGGCAGGAGTATATGCTGCGTCACGAGCAGACGGGCGCCTATTGCCAGCTGGCCGTGTACGAGGGCCACTGGCTGCTGCTGGAACCCGCCGGCCGCGAGTACCGCGTCATCGGCCACGCTACCAGACGCGGCGCCTACATTGATGAAGTTGAGGAAGACTACCACATTTACAACAGCTATCAGCCGAGAATACTCTACGCGGCCGGCGAGTTTGACTGGGACTTTCGTGACGACCAGAAGCTCACTATCACTGAATACATTGCGCCGCCTCACATGCTGGTGCGCGAAAGAGACCCTGGCAAAGGCCCGGCGAAGTGGTACAAGGGCGAACATCTGGAACCCGACGAAGTAGCTACGGCTTTCGGCGTGCCGCGCTACTCATTGCCGTACCGCAGCGGCGTGGGCGCCGTGCAACCTGCCCCGGCCCAGACTACCTGGCCGACGCTGCGCACCTTTAGCTTGCTGATGCTGCTGCTGGTAGTACTTACGCAATTGGCCCTGCTGTTCATCAAGCCCGAAAAACAGCTGCTGCGCGAGGAGTTTTCCACGGGCCGGGCGTCGCCGGGCGGCGAGGTGAGCCCGGCGGCGTCCGAGGCCATGGCCGCGGGCAGCAACACGGTGCTGGTGTCGAAGCCGTTTGAGGTGACGGGGCCGGCGGCGCTGCAGTTCGAGCTGGAATCGACGACGCTCTACAACCAATGGCTGGAGGTGCCCGTGACGCTGGTAAACGAGCGCACCGGCCAGAGCTACGAATTCACCAAAAACCTGGAGTTCTACACCGGCGTGGAGCAAGGCGAAACCTGGCGCGAAGGCGACACCGACCAGGAAGCCACGCTGGCGGGCATCCCGTCGGGCCGCTACCACCTCACGCTCTACCCCGTCACGGAAAACGGCATGGACCTGCCGCTGCGCCTCACGGCCGCTCAGCACACGCCGCTGCAATCCAACGGCATACTGGCGCTGCTGCTGCTAGCGCTGTATCCGGCCGTGCAGTACTGGCGGCGCCACTCCCACGACGCCACCCGCTGGCAGAACAGCGACTACGGCCCCACCGACAACTCCTAA
- a CDS encoding aldose epimerase family protein, translating into MAASTSYTAPATHANQPEPVRVTDFGRTAEGATAQLYTLRNAHGLQVSITNYGGTITQLLVPDRAGQLSDVVLGFDSLADYQSPAYRKAGPYFGALIGRYANRIAGGRFQLNGQQYTLATNNNGNALHGGLRGFDKVLWQAEPGSSPAGPTLRLSYLSPDGEEGYPGNLHVTVTYTLTHDNALQLDYTATTDQATPVNLTNHTYFNLALGRNADVLNHEVQLAADRYTVVNDSQIPTGEQRPVAGTPFDFTAPQAIGSRIAQVPGGYDHNWELRQPTDLQPAASVYEPTTGRTLDVATSQPGVQFYTANFLDGSLTGKAGITYGKHAGLCLETQHFPDSPNQPRFPSTILEPGQTFSATTVYRFGVRAAE; encoded by the coding sequence ATGGCTGCTTCCACTTCCTACACAGCTCCGGCTACCCACGCCAACCAGCCGGAACCGGTCCGCGTGACTGACTTCGGCCGCACGGCAGAAGGCGCCACGGCCCAACTCTACACGCTCCGCAACGCGCACGGCCTGCAGGTGAGCATCACCAATTACGGCGGCACCATCACGCAACTGCTCGTACCCGACAGGGCCGGGCAGCTGAGCGACGTGGTGCTGGGATTCGACAGTCTGGCCGACTACCAAAGCCCGGCGTACCGCAAGGCCGGCCCTTACTTTGGCGCGCTGATCGGGCGCTACGCCAACCGCATTGCCGGCGGCCGGTTTCAGCTCAACGGCCAGCAGTATACGCTGGCGACCAACAACAACGGCAACGCCCTGCACGGCGGCCTCCGCGGCTTCGACAAGGTGCTGTGGCAGGCCGAGCCCGGTAGCAGCCCCGCCGGCCCAACGCTGCGCCTGAGCTACCTGAGCCCGGACGGCGAGGAAGGCTACCCCGGCAACCTGCACGTGACGGTGACCTATACCCTCACCCACGACAACGCCCTGCAGCTCGACTACACCGCCACCACCGACCAGGCCACGCCCGTCAACCTCACCAACCACACCTACTTCAACCTGGCGCTGGGGCGTAATGCGGACGTGCTGAACCACGAAGTACAGTTAGCGGCTGACCGCTACACCGTGGTGAATGACAGCCAGATTCCGACCGGCGAGCAGCGCCCGGTGGCGGGTACGCCCTTCGACTTCACCGCGCCCCAGGCCATCGGCAGCCGGATTGCGCAGGTGCCCGGCGGCTACGACCACAACTGGGAATTGCGCCAGCCCACCGACCTGCAGCCGGCAGCCTCCGTATACGAGCCCACCACCGGCCGCACCCTGGACGTGGCCACCAGCCAGCCCGGCGTGCAGTTCTACACCGCTAATTTTCTGGATGGCTCCCTGACCGGCAAGGCCGGCATCACCTACGGCAAGCACGCCGGCCTGTGCCTGGAAACCCAGCATTTCCCCGATTCGCCCAACCAGCCCAGGTTCCCGAGCACCATCCTGGAGCCGGGCCAGACGTTTTCGGCCACCACCGTCTACCGCTTCGGGGTGCGCGCCGCAGAATAG
- a CDS encoding LacI family DNA-binding transcriptional regulator, whose amino-acid sequence MQNHRASIADLAKALNLSPSTVSRALNNHTTISAATRQRVQELAEQLNYHPNHLAASLRTGRSKLLGVLVPHIEGTFFASVVHGIETVASKAGFRVMICQSNEDVEQEKSNIDTLINAQVEGILVSLSRTTHDTRHFEKVRKRGLPLVFFDRMLETPNVSAVVLDDYQGAYQATTHLIEQGCRRIAHFAGPQHLNIYRNRRLGYLAALRTYGLPEDETLIITSDMKLADGTAGMTQLLDLPPEQRPDGLFSASDFSLVGALQTLKAHGLRVPEDVLLAGFSNEIFTSFTEPRLTSVDQRCEQMGQEAVRLFLEILEVGAAAFQARRVVLPPQLLPRESSVRRPA is encoded by the coding sequence GTGCAGAACCATCGCGCTTCTATTGCCGATCTGGCCAAGGCGCTGAACTTGTCGCCCTCCACCGTTTCGCGGGCGCTCAACAACCACACCACCATCAGCGCGGCCACCCGGCAGCGGGTGCAGGAGCTGGCGGAGCAGCTCAACTACCACCCCAACCACCTGGCCGCCAGCCTGCGCACCGGGCGCAGCAAGCTGCTGGGCGTGCTGGTGCCCCACATCGAAGGCACGTTTTTCGCGTCGGTGGTGCACGGCATCGAAACGGTGGCCAGCAAGGCCGGCTTCCGGGTGATGATCTGCCAGTCGAACGAGGATGTGGAGCAGGAAAAGAGCAACATCGACACGCTGATCAACGCGCAGGTGGAAGGTATCCTGGTATCGTTGTCGCGCACCACCCACGATACGCGCCATTTCGAGAAAGTGCGCAAGCGCGGCCTGCCGCTGGTGTTTTTCGACCGGATGCTGGAAACCCCCAACGTGAGTGCCGTAGTGCTCGACGACTACCAGGGCGCCTATCAGGCCACCACGCACCTCATCGAGCAGGGCTGCCGTCGCATTGCCCACTTTGCCGGCCCGCAGCACCTGAACATCTACCGCAACCGCCGCCTGGGCTACCTGGCCGCGCTACGCACCTACGGCCTGCCCGAAGACGAAACCCTCATCATCACCTCCGATATGAAGCTGGCCGACGGCACCGCCGGCATGACCCAGCTACTGGACCTGCCGCCCGAACAGCGCCCCGACGGCCTGTTTTCGGCCAGCGACTTTTCGTTGGTTGGGGCGCTGCAAACGCTCAAGGCGCACGGCCTGCGGGTGCCCGAGGATGTGCTGCTGGCCGGCTTCAGCAACGAAATCTTCACCTCCTTCACCGAGCCCCGCCTGACCTCCGTGGATCAGCGCTGCGAGCAGATGGGCCAGGAAGCGGTGCGGCTGTTTCTGGAGATTCTGGAGGTGGGCGCCGCCGCGTTTCAGGCCCGTCGCGTGGTGCTGCCGCCCCAGCTGCTGCCCCGCGAGTCGTCGGTGCGGCGCCCGGCGTAG
- a CDS encoding UDP-glucose--hexose-1-phosphate uridylyltransferase: MPAPATFDLAQQPHRRYNPLNGEWLLVSPHRALRPWQGQQEAPDTASRPAHDPTCYLCPGNGRVNGDQNPDYRGTFVFDNDFAALREDAPAGSVNLGGLLRAEAESGLGRVICFSPRHDLTLPEMPVADLRRVVDIWTEQFRELAARPDIGYVQIFENKGAVMGCSNPHPHGQIWAQRTVPGEPAKESRQQLAYFQEHGRTLLTDYLALELAEQSRVVLENAHWVALVPFWASWPFETLLLPRRAVQDLTQLTEDEKDAFADALQRLTIRYDNLFQTSFPYSAGLHQRPTDGPAYPEWHLHMHFFPPLLRSATVRKFMVGYELLANAQRDITPEWAAERLRAQPEVHYKAAAANSVT; the protein is encoded by the coding sequence ATGCCCGCCCCCGCTACTTTCGATCTGGCCCAGCAGCCGCACCGGCGCTATAATCCGCTGAATGGGGAGTGGTTGCTGGTGTCGCCGCACCGGGCGCTGCGGCCCTGGCAGGGCCAGCAAGAAGCCCCCGATACCGCCAGTCGCCCCGCCCACGACCCGACGTGCTACCTCTGCCCCGGCAACGGCCGCGTGAACGGCGACCAGAACCCCGACTACCGCGGCACCTTTGTGTTCGACAACGACTTTGCGGCCCTGCGCGAGGACGCGCCGGCCGGCAGCGTTAACCTGGGCGGGCTGCTGCGGGCCGAGGCCGAGAGTGGGCTGGGCCGCGTCATCTGCTTCTCACCTCGCCACGACCTGACGCTGCCCGAAATGCCGGTAGCCGACCTGCGCCGCGTGGTAGACATCTGGACCGAGCAGTTCCGGGAGCTGGCCGCCCGCCCCGATATCGGCTACGTGCAGATTTTCGAGAATAAGGGCGCCGTGATGGGCTGCTCGAACCCGCACCCGCACGGCCAGATCTGGGCGCAGCGCACCGTGCCCGGCGAGCCGGCTAAGGAGAGCCGCCAGCAGCTGGCCTACTTCCAGGAGCACGGCCGCACGCTGCTCACCGACTACCTGGCCCTGGAGCTGGCTGAGCAAAGCCGCGTGGTGCTGGAAAACGCGCACTGGGTGGCGCTGGTGCCCTTCTGGGCCAGCTGGCCCTTCGAGACGCTGTTGCTGCCGCGCCGCGCCGTGCAAGACCTCACCCAGCTCACCGAAGATGAGAAAGACGCCTTCGCCGACGCCCTCCAGCGCCTCACCATCCGCTACGACAACCTGTTCCAGACCTCGTTTCCATACTCGGCGGGGCTGCACCAGCGCCCCACCGACGGCCCGGCGTACCCGGAGTGGCACCTGCACATGCACTTCTTCCCGCCGCTGCTGCGCTCGGCCACGGTGCGCAAGTTTATGGTAGGCTACGAGCTGCTGGCCAACGCCCAGCGCGACATCACGCCGGAATGGGCCGCCGAGCGGCTGCGGGCCCAGCCGGAAGTGCACTACAAGGCAGCTGCCGCTAATTCTGTTACTTAG
- a CDS encoding S-adenosylmethionine decarboxylase family protein — MSDYSPGLHVLATFAAAAGPLTDMDACRRFFEAQVAALGLQEVGAAYHRFPNSSFTAVLALTESHLSIHTWPEYGRATFDVFLSNYQRDNADRARQLYAATLSFFEGIELTKTEVRR, encoded by the coding sequence ATGTCTGACTATTCCCCGGGCCTGCACGTGCTGGCCACCTTTGCGGCCGCCGCCGGCCCGCTCACCGATATGGACGCCTGCCGCCGCTTCTTCGAGGCGCAAGTGGCGGCGCTGGGCTTGCAGGAGGTGGGCGCCGCCTACCACCGGTTCCCGAACAGCTCGTTTACGGCCGTGCTGGCCCTCACCGAGTCGCACCTGAGCATCCACACTTGGCCCGAGTACGGCCGCGCCACCTTCGACGTGTTTCTGAGCAACTACCAGCGCGACAACGCCGACCGCGCCCGGCAGCTGTACGCCGCCACACTCTCGTTTTTCGAGGGCATCGAACTCACCAAAACGGAAGTGCGCCGATGA
- the aspA gene encoding aspartate ammonia-lyase, producing the protein MQQTFRLEHDFLGEREIPATAYYGIQTLRALENFYITGIPLKVEPLFVQALAFVKKAAALTNRDLGVLPAPIADAIAQACDRVATGEFDGEFLTDMIQGGAGTSVNMNANEVIANVALEIMGHEKGQYEFCHPNNHVNCSQSTNDAYPTAFRIALSNKLVGYSAVLGELAEAFAAKGTEFRDILKMGRTQLQDAVPMSMGDEFRAFATNLREELLRIEDSRRLISEINMGATAIGTRVNAPEGYAELVTEHLRTITGLDLSLAGDLIEATYDTGAYVQLSGVLKRTAVKLSKICNDLRLLSSGPRCGINEINLPALQPGSSIMPGKVNPVVPEVVNQTAFYVIGADLTVTMAAEAGQLQLNVMEPVISFALFTSISYMTNACRTLREKCVVGITANKEHAESLVRNSIGIVTQLNPVLGYEASAEIAKEALKTGKSVYDIAVTERQLLTQQKWDEIFTFENLIRPGFIR; encoded by the coding sequence ATGCAGCAGACCTTCCGGCTTGAGCACGACTTCCTAGGCGAGCGTGAAATTCCCGCCACCGCCTACTACGGCATCCAGACGCTGCGGGCCCTCGAAAACTTCTACATCACGGGCATTCCGCTGAAGGTGGAGCCGCTGTTTGTGCAGGCGCTGGCCTTCGTGAAAAAAGCCGCCGCCCTCACCAACCGCGACCTGGGCGTGCTGCCCGCGCCCATCGCCGATGCCATTGCCCAGGCCTGCGACCGGGTGGCCACCGGCGAGTTCGACGGCGAGTTCCTGACCGACATGATTCAGGGCGGCGCCGGCACTTCCGTGAACATGAACGCCAACGAGGTGATTGCCAACGTGGCGCTGGAAATCATGGGCCACGAGAAAGGCCAGTACGAGTTCTGCCACCCCAACAACCACGTCAATTGCTCCCAGAGCACCAACGACGCCTACCCCACGGCCTTCCGCATTGCGCTGAGCAACAAGCTGGTGGGCTACAGCGCCGTGCTCGGGGAGCTGGCCGAAGCCTTTGCCGCCAAAGGCACCGAGTTTCGCGACATCCTGAAAATGGGCCGCACCCAGCTCCAGGACGCCGTGCCGATGAGCATGGGCGACGAGTTCCGGGCCTTTGCCACCAACCTGCGCGAAGAGCTGCTGCGCATCGAGGACTCGCGCCGCCTGATTTCGGAAATCAACATGGGCGCCACCGCCATCGGCACCCGCGTGAATGCCCCGGAAGGCTACGCCGAGCTGGTAACCGAGCACCTGCGCACCATCACCGGCCTCGACCTGAGCCTCGCTGGCGACCTGATTGAGGCCACCTACGACACCGGCGCCTACGTGCAGCTCTCGGGCGTGCTCAAGCGCACGGCGGTGAAGCTGAGCAAGATCTGCAACGATCTGCGCCTGCTGTCCTCGGGCCCGCGCTGCGGCATCAACGAAATCAACCTACCGGCGCTGCAGCCCGGTTCCAGCATCATGCCCGGCAAGGTGAACCCCGTGGTGCCCGAGGTGGTGAACCAGACGGCGTTCTACGTCATCGGCGCCGACCTCACGGTGACCATGGCCGCCGAAGCCGGCCAGCTGCAGCTCAACGTCATGGAGCCGGTTATCAGCTTTGCGCTGTTTACCAGCATCAGCTACATGACCAACGCCTGCCGCACCCTGCGCGAGAAATGCGTGGTGGGCATCACGGCCAACAAGGAGCACGCCGAAAGCCTCGTGCGCAACAGCATCGGCATCGTCACGCAACTCAACCCCGTGCTGGGCTACGAGGCCTCCGCCGAAATTGCCAAGGAAGCCCTCAAAACCGGCAAATCCGTCTACGATATTGCCGTTACGGAACGCCAGCTGCTCACCCAGCAGAAGTGGGACGAAATCTTCACCTTCGAAAACCTGATCCGGCCGGGCTTTATCCGCTAG
- a CDS encoding DUF350 domain-containing protein, translating to MEYLNFKLIIASVVYSVLGILILVLSFVVIEKLSPRMLWKEIVEEHNTALAILGAAFMIAVALIISSAIHG from the coding sequence ATGGAATACCTCAACTTCAAGCTCATCATTGCCTCCGTCGTGTATTCGGTGCTGGGCATTCTGATTCTGGTGCTGTCGTTCGTTGTCATCGAAAAACTCTCGCCCCGCATGCTCTGGAAGGAGATTGTGGAGGAGCACAACACGGCCCTGGCCATTCTGGGCGCGGCGTTTATGATTGCCGTGGCATTGATTATCAGCTCGGCCATTCATGGGTAA
- a CDS encoding sodium:solute symporter family transporter, translating to MRNGLTTFDLLVFLFYLLGVSGYGYYIYKRKQNKELDSKDYFLAEGSLTWWAIGASMIASNISAEQFIGTSGAGFTQGLAVAAYEWVAAIVLLFVAVFFMPIYLRQKIYTMPQFLEQRYNATLSLIMSIFWLFLYVAVNLTVILYLGALAINNLVGSAGGGSFHLILVGLAVFALIITLGGMKVVGYTDVIQVAVLLLGGLATSYLALTLVSEKFGLGHSAIAGFQTLLHAADDHFHMIFAKPTPNSSQEYVSKYLALPGLVMYAGGQWVANLNYWGCNQYITQRALGANLNTARTGILFAALLKLIMPLVVVLPGIAAYVLHQNGSLQAEMSAGGAGVNPDNAYSAILTFLPNGLKGLSLAALTAAIVASLAGKANSISTIFTLDIYRRYLNPQATEAKLVWVGRMTVLLAMLLAIGFTWEDLLGVGGNGGFTFVQKYTGYISPGIVAVFLLGMFWKRTTATAAVAGMLGGFGFSLFFNDLAPRLLGPETIFYTAFRNAKGVFEVPFLVSMGWSFFLTVALMGVLSLAGPTVNPKALHLEKGMFRVPPRQLALITVILLLISALYVKFW from the coding sequence ATGCGCAACGGCCTGACAACTTTCGACCTCCTAGTGTTCCTGTTCTACCTGCTGGGGGTGTCGGGCTACGGGTATTATATCTATAAGCGCAAGCAAAACAAGGAGCTTGATTCCAAGGACTACTTTCTGGCCGAAGGCTCGCTGACGTGGTGGGCCATCGGGGCCAGCATGATTGCCTCCAACATCTCGGCCGAGCAGTTTATCGGCACTTCCGGGGCGGGCTTCACGCAGGGGCTGGCGGTGGCGGCCTACGAGTGGGTGGCGGCCATTGTGCTGCTGTTCGTGGCCGTGTTCTTCATGCCGATTTACCTGCGGCAGAAGATTTATACGATGCCGCAGTTTCTGGAGCAGCGCTACAACGCCACGCTCAGCCTGATTATGAGCATCTTCTGGCTGTTTCTGTACGTGGCCGTGAATCTGACCGTGATTCTCTACCTGGGCGCCCTGGCCATCAACAACCTGGTGGGCAGCGCCGGCGGCGGCAGCTTCCACCTGATTCTGGTGGGGCTGGCCGTGTTTGCGCTCATCATCACGCTGGGCGGCATGAAGGTAGTAGGCTACACCGACGTGATTCAGGTGGCGGTGCTGCTGCTCGGCGGCCTGGCCACCAGCTACCTGGCCCTCACGCTGGTGAGCGAGAAATTTGGTCTGGGCCACAGCGCCATTGCCGGCTTCCAGACGCTGCTGCACGCCGCCGACGACCATTTCCACATGATTTTCGCCAAGCCTACGCCCAACTCGTCGCAGGAATACGTGAGCAAGTACCTGGCGCTGCCGGGCCTGGTGATGTACGCCGGCGGCCAGTGGGTGGCCAACCTCAACTACTGGGGCTGCAACCAGTACATCACGCAGCGGGCGTTGGGCGCCAACCTCAACACGGCCCGCACCGGCATTCTGTTCGCGGCGTTGCTGAAGCTGATTATGCCGCTGGTGGTAGTGCTGCCCGGCATTGCGGCCTACGTGCTGCACCAGAACGGCAGTCTGCAGGCCGAAATGAGCGCCGGTGGGGCCGGCGTGAACCCCGACAACGCCTACTCGGCCATCCTCACCTTCCTGCCCAATGGCCTGAAAGGCCTGAGCCTGGCGGCCCTCACGGCAGCCATTGTGGCCTCGCTGGCCGGCAAGGCCAATTCCATTTCCACCATCTTCACCCTCGATATCTATCGGCGCTACCTCAACCCGCAGGCTACGGAGGCAAAGCTGGTGTGGGTGGGCCGCATGACGGTGCTGCTGGCCATGCTGCTGGCCATCGGCTTCACCTGGGAAGATTTGCTGGGCGTGGGCGGCAACGGCGGCTTCACGTTCGTGCAGAAATATACCGGCTACATCTCGCCCGGCATCGTGGCCGTGTTTCTGCTGGGCATGTTCTGGAAGCGCACCACCGCCACGGCGGCCGTGGCGGGCATGCTGGGCGGCTTCGGCTTCTCGCTGTTCTTCAACGACCTGGCCCCGCGCCTGCTGGGCCCCGAAACCATCTTCTACACCGCCTTCCGCAATGCCAAAGGCGTATTTGAGGTGCCGTTTCTGGTGAGCATGGGCTGGTCGTTTTTCCTGACCGTGGCCCTGATGGGTGTGCTCAGCCTGGCCGGCCCGACCGTGAACCCCAAGGCCCTGCACCTGGAAAAAGGCATGTTCCGGGTGCCGCCCCGGCAGCTGGCCCTCATCACCGTAATTCTGCTGCTGATTTCGGCCCTGTACGTGAAGTTCTGGTAG
- a CDS encoding polyamine aminopropyltransferase: protein MGNATAEAPGPVRRGTARQEAQSVLLLGSVFVIATCGLIYELIAGTLASYLLGDSVTQFSTIIGAYLFSMGVGSWLSRYLGGPLLKWFIRLEILVGLVGGFSAPLLFVLFEYVASFRLILYALVGLTGILVGLEIPLLMRILENRYEFKDLVSRVFTVDYIGALLASLIFPLVLVPQLGLMRTSLLFGTLNVVVAALALYRFPETRPYRRGFAGLMGVALLALAVTFAYAGRIQRYTETLAFQDQVIYAKSTQYQRIVLTKNQRELRLFLNGNLQFSSQDEYRYHEALVHPAMQALPKARRVLVLGGGDGLAVRELLKYPQLQIRLVDLDAGMTQLFRQNALLTALNKRAFFSPRVEVINGDAYQWVRQDTTRYDCLIIDFPDPANYSIGKLYSAAFYQELHRLLAPGGKIVVQSTSPYVARQSFWCIAHTLQAAGFHTTPYHCYVPSFGEWGYVLAGENAHWRPNAGTLPRGLRYVTPVTIRQMLDFPPDMAEVPTDINQLNNQALVRYFEEDWGPYTH, encoded by the coding sequence ATGGGTAACGCCACCGCCGAAGCACCCGGGCCGGTGCGGCGCGGCACGGCGCGGCAGGAGGCGCAGTCGGTGCTGCTGCTGGGCTCGGTGTTCGTCATTGCCACCTGCGGGCTGATTTACGAGCTGATTGCGGGCACGCTGGCCTCCTACCTGCTCGGCGACTCGGTCACGCAGTTTTCCACCATCATCGGGGCCTACCTGTTTTCGATGGGCGTGGGCTCGTGGCTGTCGCGGTACCTGGGCGGGCCGCTGCTGAAGTGGTTTATCCGGCTGGAGATTCTGGTGGGGCTGGTGGGCGGCTTCTCGGCGCCGCTGCTGTTCGTGCTGTTCGAGTACGTGGCCTCGTTCCGGCTGATTCTGTACGCGCTGGTGGGCCTCACGGGCATTCTGGTGGGGCTGGAAATTCCGCTGTTGATGCGGATTCTGGAAAACCGCTACGAGTTCAAGGACTTGGTGTCGCGCGTGTTCACCGTCGACTATATCGGGGCGCTGCTGGCGTCCCTGATTTTTCCGCTGGTGCTGGTGCCGCAGTTGGGGCTGATGCGGACTTCGCTGCTGTTTGGCACCCTGAACGTGGTGGTGGCGGCCTTGGCACTGTACCGCTTCCCCGAAACCCGCCCCTACCGCCGCGGCTTCGCCGGTTTGATGGGCGTGGCGCTGCTGGCGCTGGCCGTCACGTTTGCCTACGCCGGCCGCATCCAGCGCTACACCGAAACCCTTGCCTTTCAGGATCAGGTGATTTACGCCAAAAGCACGCAATACCAGCGCATCGTACTCACCAAAAACCAGCGCGAGCTGCGCCTGTTCCTCAACGGCAACCTGCAGTTCAGCTCCCAGGATGAGTACCGCTACCACGAGGCCCTGGTGCACCCCGCCATGCAGGCGCTGCCCAAAGCGCGCCGCGTGCTGGTGCTGGGCGGCGGCGACGGCCTGGCGGTGCGGGAGCTGCTCAAGTACCCGCAGCTGCAAATCCGCCTCGTGGACCTGGACGCGGGCATGACCCAGCTCTTCCGGCAGAATGCGCTGCTGACGGCCCTGAACAAGCGCGCCTTTTTTTCGCCCAGAGTGGAGGTCATCAACGGCGACGCCTACCAGTGGGTGCGCCAGGATACCACCCGCTACGACTGCCTGATCATCGACTTCCCGGACCCGGCCAACTACTCCATCGGCAAGCTATATTCGGCGGCGTTCTACCAGGAGTTGCACCGGCTGCTGGCGCCGGGCGGCAAGATTGTGGTGCAAAGCACCTCGCCTTATGTGGCACGGCAGTCGTTCTGGTGCATCGCACACACGCTGCAGGCAGCCGGCTTCCACACCACGCCCTACCATTGCTACGTGCCCTCGTTTGGCGAATGGGGCTACGTGCTGGCCGGCGAAAACGCCCACTGGCGCCCCAACGCCGGTACGCTGCCGCGCGGCCTGCGCTACGTCACGCCCGTCACCATTCGCCAGATGCTGGACTTCCCGCCCGACATGGCCGAAGTCCCCACCGACATCAACCAGCTCAACAACCAAGCCCTGGTCCGCTATTTCGAGGAAGACTGGGGGCCGTACACGCATTGA